The Streptomyces sp. NBC_00224 genome contains the following window.
CGACATCGGGTCCGTCCAGGAACTGCGAGCGGTACGGGGTGACCACCTCGTCGTACTTGCTGGCGATGACGGTGTAGTGCACCCCGGGAACGGTGTCGCCGCCCGCGTTGAGCTTGGCCAGGAACGGCGACCCGGCCACCTGGTCGGCGAGGCCGGGGGTGGCGAGGTTGAGCAGGTCCCCGGCGCCGGGGAAGTAGGGCAGCAGCGCCGTGAGGCCGAGCAGGGTGGTGCCGTGGTTGTCGGGCGCGATACCGACCAGGGTGTTCACCTTGGAGGCGCCGCCCATGAACTTCAGATACCAGCGCGGCATCATGCCGCCCTGGGAGTGCCCCACGAGATCGGCCTTGGGGGCGCCGGTCGACGCGAGCACTTTGTCTACGAAACCGGCGAGCTGTTCGGCCGATTTGTCGATGTGGCCGAGACCGTTGAAGAGCGGTACGCCCGGGAACTGCCCGTAGTCGAGGGAGAAGACGCAGTAGTCCCGGTGGGCGAGGTACGGGGCGAGGGCCAGCCAGTTGTCGACCGAGTTCCCGAAGGTGCCGTGGACCAGGACAACGGGGCGGGGGTGGGCGGCGGAGGGCTTGCAGGAATAGTTGTTCCAGCCGCTGCTGGGGGCGGACTGGGCGTGCGCGGCGGTGGCGGGAACGGCGGTGGCCGCGGCCGCGAGCAGCAGCGCCGCCAGCGGTCCGAGCAGGTGTTTCCAGGCGCGGCGGGGCTTCCAGGGCAGCATCGAGCGATCTCCTTGCGGCTCAAGGGGAGTTGCGGGGACACACACCCTGTGATCCGGACCACAAGTGCTGTTCGCTCGCCAAATTACGCACCAGTAGCCTGAGAGTGAAGTTACGCGTCAGTAAAAACTGCCGTGTCGCTGTCCGGGCTCAGCTACCTCCCTTCCGGCACCCACGCTCCCGGCTCCCTCATTCGCGGCCCCGCCGCCGCCCGACCCCGCGGCTCTTGACCCCTACGCCTTCGCCCCCTGCACCTTCACCCCTGGCGCCCTCATCCCCGTCGGCCGACAGCAGCTTCTCCAGCGCCGCGGCGAGATCGGCCGCGAGTTCGTCGTCGACCGGGGCGTGGCGGCTCAGCAGCCGGTACCACATCACCCCGAACGCGAAGTCGACGGCGAGGTCGAGCGACGCGTCGGCGCCCTCGCTCAATTCGCCGCGCCGCACCCCGCGTTCCAGGATCTGGCGCAGCACCTCGCGGCGCGGGCCGATCACCGACTCCTGCAGCCGCCGGGACAGCTCGGCGTCGCCCTGCGCGTCGGCCATCAGCCCCACGATGGCCCGGCCGGTGACGCCCCGGGTCAGCTCGAAGGTGTAGGCGAGGAGCTCCTCGACATCGCCGCGGACGCCGCCCGTGTCGGGGAACAGCCGGTCGGGGGTGCGGTGCGGCAGCTCACCCAGGACTTCGATGAGGACGTCCTGCTTGGACGGCCACCAGCGGTAGACGGTCTGGCGGCCGACGCCGGCTTCGTCCGCGATCCCCTTCATCGTCAGTTCCTGGTAGCCGTCGCGCTGGCACAGCTCCAGCGCGGCCTCCAGCACGGCGCGCCGGGCCGTCTCACTGCGGGGCCGCCCGCGGGGGGCCGGACCCTCGCCCGACCCGCCTCCCGGCACCTTCGAGGAATTTTCGGGATTCTCCATGGGACCACTTTACAAGACACCGTGCACCGGAATACGCTTTACGAGACACGGAGCACCGTAATTTGTCGAAGCGTGGAAGGTACGGCATGAACGAGCGAGTTGTGATCATCGGCGGCACGTCCGGCATCGGCCTGGCGGCCGCGCGGCGCCAGCTCACCGAGGGCAGGGATGTCGTCGTCACCGGCCGCACCCCGGAGCGGCTGCGTGCGGCGCTGGCCGAACTGGACGCGCTGGAGGGCGTGGTGGGCACGGCGACGGGCGCGATCGTGGACGCCCGGGACGAGACGGCCACGGTCGAGTTCTTCGCCGGCCTCCAGCGGGCCGACCACGTCGTCATCGCCGCGACCGGCGCCACCGCGGCGGGGCCGTTCCGCTCGGTGACGACGGAGGCGCTGCGCGAGGCCGCCGAGGGCAAGTTGATCGCGCACAGCCTCACGGCCCGGGCCGCCCTCGAAGTCCTGTCCCCCGGCGGGTCGCTCACCTTCCTGACCGCCGCGTCGGCGGGCGCCGCGATGCCCGGCACGGCGGGGCTCGCGGCCGTCAACGCCTCGGTCGCGGCGATGGTCCCCGTCCTCGCCGTCGAGCTGGGCCCGATCCGGGTCAACGCGGTCTCGCCGGGCGTGGTGGACACGCCGTGGTGGGACTGGATGGACGCGGACGCCAAGGCGCAGACCTTCGCCTCGTACGCCAAGTCGACCCCGGCCGGCCGCTGCGGCGCCCCCGAGGACATCGCGGACGCCATCGCGTTCCTCATAGGCAACAGCTTCACGACGGGCGTCGTGCTCACGGTGGACGGGGGTGCGCGGCTCTCGGCAGGGGCGTAAGCAAGTACGCCGCGGGCGGGGCGAGGTCCCCGGCCCGGCCCCGGCGAGGCGGAACCGGGCCGCACTCAGGCAGCGTCGGCCAGGGTGCCAGGGGCTGCTGCGGTGCCAGTGACTGCTGCGACGCCAGGGGCTGCCACGGTGCCGACAGGGGCGGCCCCCGGACCGGTTGCCGCCGCCGCGCTGACGATCGCGGCCGGGCCGAAGCGGGCGCGGGCGCGGTCGGCGACCGCCTCGATACGGCGGGCCCGGTCGTCCGCGGGGTCGAACGTCAACTGCCGGGAGGCCAGTCGGGCGGGCGTCAGCCCCTCGGCCCGCAGGGAGATGCCCCGGACGCGGGCTCGCTGGAGGCCCAGCGACTCGTGGATCGCGTACGCCAGCGCGGTGAGCGCCGGGGAGTGGGCCGTGGGCTCGCGCAGGGTGCGGCCACGAGTGGTGGTGGACCGGTCGGCGTATCGGACGGTGAGCGTCAGGGAGCGGCACACCTGCTCCGTACCGCGCAGCCGGGCGCCCAGCTCCTCCGTGAGGGAGAGCAGCGCACGGCGTCGGCGGTCGGGGTCCAACTCGTCACGGGGGAAGGAGCGTTCGGCACCGAGGGAGCGGGCCGCCGCGTTCGGTACGACGGGGGTGCGGTCGATGCCTCGGGCCCGTTCGTGGAGCTCGCGCCCGGACCGCGCGCCGACGATCCGCTGCAAGGTGGCGAGCGGGGCGGCGGCGACCCTGCCGACCGAGTCGAGCCCGTACGAGCAGAGGGTACGGGCGGTCGCGGTGCCGACCCCGTCCAGCGCGGCGACGGGCTTGTCCGCCAGGAACTCCGTCACCTCGTCCGGGGACAGCGCCAGGGTCGTGCCCGGCCGGGCACCCCGGGCGGCCATCCGGGCCAGCATGGGGTTGGGCCCGGCCCCGATGGTGCAGTCCACTCCGCAGTGGGCGAGCGCCCTGACCCGGATGACGGAGGCGAGCTGGGCCGCGTTCCACCCGAAGTACCGCTCGGCGCCCCGCACATCGACGAGCGCGGCGTCCGGCGGGAGCGCCTGGACGACCGGGGTGAGACCGCCGAGCACCGCGAGCAGCGCGGGGAGCGCGGCCTCACGCCCACCACCCGCACCCGCGCTCCCACCGGCCCCGACAGCCGCAGCCCCGGCACCCGTACCACCAGCAGCCCCGGCACCACCCGTACCACCGGCAGCAGACCCTTCAGGCACAGGAGACACAGGAGACACAGGAGGCATATGGAATCGGACGCAGAGGATCATCCCGCGCTCCCCGGGCTCTGGTGCCACAACTTCCGGCCGGTGGCGGCTCGTTCGCCGGGGGGCTGGAGGTCGGCCCAGGGGTTCAGCTGATACCCCGTGGACAGTTCGATACGGCGTCCACCGTCGGGCTCCTCCCCGGGTGTCCCCTCTCCCTCCCCTTCTCCCTCGCCCTCGCCGTCAGGCGTCGGCGTCGGCGCCGGGGTCGACAGGCGGGCGGAGACCGCGTCCAGGCCGCCCTCGCGGCGGAGTTCGACCAGCTCGGCCAGGTTCCAGGCCGCGGCGCCCACCACGCTGAGGCTGCGCGGGCCGCGTCGCTGCACCACCCCTCGTACCAGCAGGAGCCAGGAATGGAAGACAGTGTGAGCACAGGCGGCGTGGCTGTCGCCGAAGAAGGCGAGGTCGACCAGGCCCGTCCCGTCGTCCAGCGTGGTGAAGATGACCCGCTGGCCGGACCGGATGGGCGGGGTCTGGGTGGCCGCCTTGGCGCCCGCGACCAGGACGGTCTCGCCGTGCCCGGCGTCCCGCAGCCGCTTGGCCGAGACCACGCCCAGCTCCTTCAGGAACGTCTCGTGATCCACCATCAGATGGCGGGAAGCGTCCATGCCGAGGACGCCCAGCTCGGCGCTGAGCCGTTCCGCCTCGTCGAGGTCGGGCAGTCCGGCGCGGGCCGTCCGCCGCCCGTCGCCGAGCGGGAGCTGGCCGCCGCCGGACCCGGCCGCCCGCTGGGCGCGGTGGAGTTCGGCGAGGTGCAGCAGCAGGTCGCGCCGGTTGCCGCCGAACGCGTCGAGCGCGCCGACCTGGGCGAGCCGTTCGGCGACGGGGCGGCTCGGCCTGGCCCGCCGCCAGAAGTCGAGCAGCGAGGAGTAGGGCTGCCCCTGTTCGATCCGGGCGGTCTCGGCCTCGCTGATCCCCTGGACGTCCGCGAGCGCGAGCCGGAGCCCCCAGATCCGGGAATTGGACACCAGTTCGATTCGATGGGCGGCCGCCGACCGGTTCACGTCCACCGGCAGGATGGGCACCCCGCGCCGCCGTGCGTCCGCGAGGAGCAGACGCTTGGGGTACATCCCGGGGTCATGGGTGAGCAGCCCGGCGTAGAAGGCGGCCGGGTGGTGGGCCTTGAGCCAGGCCGACTGGTAGGTCGGCACGGCGAACGCGACGGCGTGCGCCTTGCAGAAGCCGTACGAGCCGAAGGCCTTGATGATCTCCCAGGTGCGGTCGATCACTTCGGGCGTGTACGAGCGCTCGGCCGCGCGCGCGGCGAACCAGACGCGGATCTTCTCCTGCGACTCGGGGTCGGAGAGGGCGCGCCGGGCCTGGTCGGCCTCGGCCCGGTCGCAGCCGGTCATGACGGCCACCATCCGGATGAGCTGCTCGTGGAAGACGACCACGCCGTAGGTCTCCTCCAGTACGTCCGCCAGGTCCTCGTGCGGGTGGCGCACCGGGGCCCGCCCGTGGCGCGCCTCGATGAACGGCCGGACCATGTCGGCGGCGACCGGCCCCGGCCGGAAGAGCGAGATGTCCACGACCAGGTCGTGGAAGGTCGAGGGCTGCAGCCGTCCGATCAGATCGCGCTGGCCCGGCGACTCGATCTGGAAGCAGCCGAGCGTCTCGGTGGAGCGGATGAGCCGGTAGGTCGGCAGGTCCCCCTGCGGCACCTGGCGCGGGTCGTCGAGGTCCAGCTTCCGGCCGGTGGTGCGGCCGATCTCGGCGACCGCGTGCGCCATCGCCGACTGCATCCGTACGCCGAGGACATCCAGCTTGAGCAGCCCGAGGTCCTCCACGTCCTCCTTGTCGAACTGGGACATGGGGAACCCCTCGCCGCTGGTCGGCACCACCGGGGTGCGGCGCAGCAGCGTGATGTTCGAGAGCAGCACTCCGCACGGGTGCATGGCGACCCCGCGCGGCAGCCCGTCCAGCGCCTCGACCAGCTCCCACAGCCTCCCGTGCCGCCCCTGCTCCGCCGCGACCTCGCGCAGCTCCGGCAGTTCGGCCATCGCGGCGCGGGCGTCACGGGCCCGGATGTGCGGGAAGGACTTGGCGATCCGGTCGATCTCGGCCGGGTCCATGGACAGCGCGGCGCCCACGTCGCGTACGGCGTGGCGGACCCGGTAGGTCTCGGGCATGGCGACGGTGGCGACCCGTTCGGTGCCGAAGCGGCCGATGATCGCGCGGTAGACGTCGAGGCGGCGGGCGGACTCGACGTCGATGTCGATGTCGGGCAGCACATAGCGCCGGGTGGACAGGAAGCGCTCCATCAGCAGGCCGTGTTCGACGGGGTCGGCGTGGGCGATGCCGAGGAGGTGGTTGACGAGCGACCCGGCGCTGGAGCCGCGCGCGGCCACCCGGATGCCCATCTCCCGTATGTCGTCGACGACTTGGGCGACGGTGAGGAAGTACGCGGCGAAGCCGTGGAAGGCGATGACGTCCAGCTCCCGGTGCATCCGCTCCCAGTACGTGCGGTCGGTGTCGTAGCCGCGCAGCACCATGCCGGCGGCGGCCCGGGAGGCGAGGACCCGCTGCGGGGTGCGGTCCGCGGCGCCGACGAGATGGGGCTCGGGGAAGTAGCTGTACGTCTTGAGGCCCAGCTCCCCCCGGGGGTCGACCAGGCACGCGGCGGCGGTCTCCTCGGTCGTGGTGAGCAGCCGGTGCGCGGCGTCCCGGCGGAACCCGGCGGCCTCGGCGACCCGTTCGGCGGCGCGGGCCATGGCGGCCGGGTCCTTGAGCCAGCGCTCGCCGCTGTCCAGCCCCCGGCGCGGGTCGACGGGGACGAGCCGGCGGGCCGCGTCCAGGACGTCGGCGACCGGCCCGAGCCCGGCGTCCGCGTACCGCACGGCGTTGGTCAGCACGGCCGGTACACCCTGTTCGGCGGCGAGGCCGAGGGTGCGGGCGGCGAGCCGCAGCGAGCCGGGCCCGGTGCCCGCGCGCCCGTGGTGCACGACCTCCAGGCGCAGGGCGTCGCCGTACAGCTCGCGCCACGGCGCGAGGAGGTGAGCGGCCCGGTCCGGGCGGCCGGTGGCGAGCGCCCTGCCCACCTCGGACGCGGGTCCCAGCAGCACGGTGAGTCCGTCGGCGGGCAGCGCGGACCAGGAGAGGACAGGCGGTCCGGCGGCCGTGTGGGCGGCGGTGATCAGCCGGCAGAGCTCCGCCCAGCCGGTGGCGCCGTCCCGGGCGAGGAAGGTGGCGCGCGGCGCCGACTCGTCGACGAAGGCGCCGCCCCGCACCGGGGTGCGCGGACGCCGGGCGGAGGCGACCTCTCTCGCCTGCCCCTTCGCTTGTTCGAGGAGGTGTTCCGGGACGGCGAGGTCGGTGCCGAAGAGCGGGCGCACCCCCGCCGCGGCGCACGCCTTGGCGAAGCGCACGGCGCCGGCGAGGGTGTCCCGGTCGGTGAGAGCGAGTGCGTCCATCCCCCGTTCGGCGGCGCGCTCGGCCAGCCGTTCCGGGTGGGAAGCCCCGTACCGCAGGGAGTAACCCGAAACGGTGCGCAGATGCGTGAAACCGGGCACCCGCACCTCCTGGACCAATCGTTCTCACTTCCCCCTCCTTCACCATAGACCAATTTTCGAACGTACGTGCGATGGATGAATGAGCGGCCAGTGCGCGCGACCAGTACGAAGGTCGTCAGCCATTCGGACCAGCCCCGACTGCGCCGCCCTGCCGCGCCCCGGAGGGTGAGGGGCATGACGTTCGTCGACGAGGTGAAGAGCGCCGTCACCGTGCGGGCCGCACTGCTGGTCACGGGGGTGCTCGGGCTGATGGTCGCGTTCATCGCGTCCTATGCCGGGGCCTTCCACAGCCCCAAGCCGAAGGACGTTCCGTTCGGGGTGGTCGCACCCGCACAGATCAGCGCACAGGCTGTGCAGCGGCTGAACGCGATCCCCGGCGGCGCGCTGGACGCCCGTGCGGTCAAGGACCCGGCCGCGGCCACCCGGCAGCTGCGCGACCGCGACATCGACGGCGCGCTGATCGTCGACCCGAGGTCCACCACCGACACCCTGCTCGTCGCGGGCGGCGGCGGGGCGTCCCTCTCCCAGGCCGTCGAGCTGGTCGTCACCGCGATCGAGAAGGCCGAGCAGCGCACCGTGAAGGTGGTCGACATCGCCCCGGCCCACCGGGACGACGCCCGGGGCCTGTCCTCGTTCTACCTGGTCGTCGGCTGGTGCGTGGGCGGCTATCTGTGCGCCGCGATCCTGGCGATCAGCCATGGCGCCCGGCCCGCCAACACCCAGCGGGCAGTGATCCGGCTCGCCGCCCTCGCGGTGTACTCGATCGCCGCCGGGCTGCTCGGCGCGCTGATCATCGGGCCGGTGCTCGGCGCGCTGCCGGGCAGCTACCTGGGCCTGGCGGGCCTGGGTGCGCTGGTGGTGTTCGCGGTCGGCGCCACCACCCTGGCCTTCCAGGGCCTCGCCGGGATCGTCGGCATCGGGCTCGCGATCCTGGTCGTCGTCGTCCTGGGCAACCCGAGCGCGGGCGGCGCCTATCCGTATCCGCTGCTGCCGCCGTTCTGGAAGGCGATCGGCCCCGCGCTGCCCCCGGGCGCCGGAACCTGGGTGGCGCGCTCCATCGCGTACTTCCGGGGCAACGCGGTCACCGGCCCGCTCCTGGTGCTCTCCGCCTGGGCGGTGGGCGGGGCCGTGGTCACCCTGGTCATGGCCGGGCTGCGCAAGAAGGACGTACGCGCGGGGGACGACCCGCTCGAAGTCGGCGCGGGGGCCGGGACCGGCGCCTGAGCGTCCTCGACGGCCCCGCCCGCCCCGTACGTACGCGCAGACGAGGCCGACCGACCGGTTCGGGTGTTCACGAGTGAGAATCCGCCCACCTTCATGGAATCGAAGGCGGTTTCGCTGGTGGATCTTCCATTCCTAGATCCGAATGAGCCTGCGCCCCAGGAGTCTCCGGCTCGGGCACGTCCACCGCGGAAGCGTCCACCGCGGGAGCATCCGTCGCAGGCGCCGCGAAGACCTGCTGCGGGGCCGCCCGCTCCAGGAACCGCAGCAGCTCCACCGGGAACGGCAGGACCAGCGTCGAGTTCTTCTCGGCCGCCACCGCCACCACGGTCTGGAGCAGCCGCAGTTGGAGGGCCGCGGGCTCCTTCGACATCACCCCGGCCGCCTCGGCCAGCTTCTTCGACGCCTGGAGCTCCGCGTCCGCGTTGATCACCCGCGCCCGGCGCTCACGGTCGGCCTCGGCCTGACGGGCCATCGAGCGCTTCATCGTCTCCGGCAGCGAGACGTCCTTGATCTCCACCCGGTCGATCTGCACGCCCCACCCCATGGCC
Protein-coding sequences here:
- a CDS encoding TetR/AcrR family transcriptional regulator; the protein is MENPENSSKVPGGGSGEGPAPRGRPRSETARRAVLEAALELCQRDGYQELTMKGIADEAGVGRQTVYRWWPSKQDVLIEVLGELPHRTPDRLFPDTGGVRGDVEELLAYTFELTRGVTGRAIVGLMADAQGDAELSRRLQESVIGPRREVLRQILERGVRRGELSEGADASLDLAVDFAFGVMWYRLLSRHAPVDDELAADLAAALEKLLSADGDEGARGEGAGGEGVGVKSRGVGRRRGRE
- a CDS encoding slipin family protein → MVEALVATAVAVGSAGIVYVMAAARVVKQYERGVVFRLGKLRGSVRGPGFTLILPLADRLHKVNMQIVTMPVPAQDGITRDNVTVRVDAVIYFKVVDPADAVIQVEDYRFAVSQMAQTSLRSIIGKSDLDDLLSNREKLNQGLELMIDSPAMGWGVQIDRVEIKDVSLPETMKRSMARQAEADRERRARVINADAELQASKKLAEAAGVMSKEPAALQLRLLQTVVAVAAEKNSTLVLPFPVELLRFLERAAPQQVFAAPATDAPAVDASAVDVPEPETPGAQAHSDLGMEDPPAKPPSIP
- a CDS encoding DUF3533 domain-containing protein; protein product: MTFVDEVKSAVTVRAALLVTGVLGLMVAFIASYAGAFHSPKPKDVPFGVVAPAQISAQAVQRLNAIPGGALDARAVKDPAAATRQLRDRDIDGALIVDPRSTTDTLLVAGGGGASLSQAVELVVTAIEKAEQRTVKVVDIAPAHRDDARGLSSFYLVVGWCVGGYLCAAILAISHGARPANTQRAVIRLAALAVYSIAAGLLGALIIGPVLGALPGSYLGLAGLGALVVFAVGATTLAFQGLAGIVGIGLAILVVVVLGNPSAGGAYPYPLLPPFWKAIGPALPPGAGTWVARSIAYFRGNAVTGPLLVLSAWAVGGAVVTLVMAGLRKKDVRAGDDPLEVGAGAGTGA
- a CDS encoding DNA polymerase III subunit alpha produces the protein MPGFTHLRTVSGYSLRYGASHPERLAERAAERGMDALALTDRDTLAGAVRFAKACAAAGVRPLFGTDLAVPEHLLEQAKGQAREVASARRPRTPVRGGAFVDESAPRATFLARDGATGWAELCRLITAAHTAAGPPVLSWSALPADGLTVLLGPASEVGRALATGRPDRAAHLLAPWRELYGDALRLEVVHHGRAGTGPGSLRLAARTLGLAAEQGVPAVLTNAVRYADAGLGPVADVLDAARRLVPVDPRRGLDSGERWLKDPAAMARAAERVAEAAGFRRDAAHRLLTTTEETAAACLVDPRGELGLKTYSYFPEPHLVGAADRTPQRVLASRAAAGMVLRGYDTDRTYWERMHRELDVIAFHGFAAYFLTVAQVVDDIREMGIRVAARGSSAGSLVNHLLGIAHADPVEHGLLMERFLSTRRYVLPDIDIDVESARRLDVYRAIIGRFGTERVATVAMPETYRVRHAVRDVGAALSMDPAEIDRIAKSFPHIRARDARAAMAELPELREVAAEQGRHGRLWELVEALDGLPRGVAMHPCGVLLSNITLLRRTPVVPTSGEGFPMSQFDKEDVEDLGLLKLDVLGVRMQSAMAHAVAEIGRTTGRKLDLDDPRQVPQGDLPTYRLIRSTETLGCFQIESPGQRDLIGRLQPSTFHDLVVDISLFRPGPVAADMVRPFIEARHGRAPVRHPHEDLADVLEETYGVVVFHEQLIRMVAVMTGCDRAEADQARRALSDPESQEKIRVWFAARAAERSYTPEVIDRTWEIIKAFGSYGFCKAHAVAFAVPTYQSAWLKAHHPAAFYAGLLTHDPGMYPKRLLLADARRRGVPILPVDVNRSAAAHRIELVSNSRIWGLRLALADVQGISEAETARIEQGQPYSSLLDFWRRARPSRPVAERLAQVGALDAFGGNRRDLLLHLAELHRAQRAAGSGGGQLPLGDGRRTARAGLPDLDEAERLSAELGVLGMDASRHLMVDHETFLKELGVVSAKRLRDAGHGETVLVAGAKAATQTPPIRSGQRVIFTTLDDGTGLVDLAFFGDSHAACAHTVFHSWLLLVRGVVQRRGPRSLSVVGAAAWNLAELVELRREGGLDAVSARLSTPAPTPTPDGEGEGEGEGEGTPGEEPDGGRRIELSTGYQLNPWADLQPPGERAATGRKLWHQSPGSAG
- a CDS encoding SDR family oxidoreductase, translated to MNERVVIIGGTSGIGLAAARRQLTEGRDVVVTGRTPERLRAALAELDALEGVVGTATGAIVDARDETATVEFFAGLQRADHVVIAATGATAAGPFRSVTTEALREAAEGKLIAHSLTARAALEVLSPGGSLTFLTAASAGAAMPGTAGLAAVNASVAAMVPVLAVELGPIRVNAVSPGVVDTPWWDWMDADAKAQTFASYAKSTPAGRCGAPEDIADAIAFLIGNSFTTGVVLTVDGGARLSAGA
- a CDS encoding esterase/lipase family protein; this encodes MLPWKPRRAWKHLLGPLAALLLAAAATAVPATAAHAQSAPSSGWNNYSCKPSAAHPRPVVLVHGTFGNSVDNWLALAPYLAHRDYCVFSLDYGQFPGVPLFNGLGHIDKSAEQLAGFVDKVLASTGAPKADLVGHSQGGMMPRWYLKFMGGASKVNTLVGIAPDNHGTTLLGLTALLPYFPGAGDLLNLATPGLADQVAGSPFLAKLNAGGDTVPGVHYTVIASKYDEVVTPYRSQFLDGPDVDNVLIQDKCALDLSEHVAMGLVDRITYHEVVNALDPAHATPTTCASVIG